DNA from Limnohabitans sp.:
CATACCGGAGCCCTGACCGAAGTCAAAGCCTGCTTGGTTGACGAATTGGGGCGGGCCTATTTGGAGACCAATCTGGGCTTCGGGCTGGTGCACACCATGGATGTGTCAAGACTCGCCAATGCGCTAGAGCGGCAAATATGGGCCCCCGAAGAATGTCTGTCCGGAGAACTCCCTCAAAGGTATGGCTACGCCGTCAGCCCACAATACGATCATGAAAAAAACCAGCAGCACAAGGCATAAAAAACCGACCCCAAGGATCGGTTTGATGAGAGGCCGAATTTTATTTGGCGGCTTCAGCGGCAGGTGCCTTGGGCACCTCAAATTTACCACCGGCACTGTTGGCCAAGTGAACCACAGCACGGGCAATTTCGGTGTCATTGAAGTCACCACCACCTTGAGCGCCCATGGCCCCTTTTCCCTTCAAGGCGGAATTGACCAAACCATTCAGACCCAAGCCCAATCGGGAGCTCCAAGCGGCTGCAACCGCATATTTGGGGGCGCCAGCTGCACCTGAATCGTGGCAAGCCGCACATTGGGCCTTGTAAACTTCTTCGCCGTTTTTGAGCGGACGGTTGGCATCACGCACCTCCACAACGCCCACCTTCTGAATGCGTTGAGCTGTGGCCTTTTCCATGTCAACCGCGCCCGCGGCGGGCTTGTTGTCCGATGTGACATAAAACACCAAACCAATGATGATGAAAACGGGAATAACGAAGGACGCGACACTCACCATCAGCATTTGCTTTGGGGTTTTTACCGGACCGGTATGGGCTTCGTGTTGATCGTGGCTGTTGTCGCTCATGAAATCCTCTTTGGGGCGTGGCCGCAAGGGCTGATGTGTTGATCAAAATCAACCGCTGATTATAACGGCCCACCCTTCGCCGATCTTTCAATCGGGTCAAGCCATCCTGAAGCCGTGAGATAATGAAAAGCACTCCGAGTGCGGCTGTAGCTCAGTGGATAGAGTATCGGCCTCCGAAGCCGAGGGTCGTGGGTTCGATCCCCGCCAGCCGCACCAAAGTTCGTAAGTTGTTGAATTTAAATCACTTTTCCCTATTCCGTGGATGCGAGGTGTCCCGAATAGGTGTCCCGAGTGATCAAAGTTCCACGACTCAAAGCCAATCGGCATGGTGTTTTTTGTGTCCGTGTCTACTGGCGAGACGATGCGGGCAAGCTGCGCGAGAGCCTGCACAGCCTTGGCACAAAAAGCGCAACCGTCGCCCGTATCTTGGCGCTACAGTTCAATGAAGCATATGAACGACAACGCGCCATGACCTCAAAGCCGACATTGCCCAACCTTGACGATTTGGTCAACAAATACAAACTGGACATTGGGCGCGGCATCATGGAAGCCAGCGACCCCGACGACCATGCCCTGATGATGAAGGCCATCGAAGCCTACAAGGCCATTCATGGGGCTTATCCACCCCTCCAAGAGTCCATGAACATTGGGCGCACACCTTCCCCGCGCATCGTGGCGAAGTCCATGCCGTTTAGTCAGGTGATGGACGCATATCTCGAAGAGAAGAAGCGTGACAACGCCCCCCAAACCATCGTGGAAAAAGGGCGCACTTACAAAGACTTTCTGGACATCTTCGGCGACCTTGATCTGAACCTTTACACCAAGGGCGAAATGGTTCAATGGAAAACCGCCGATCTCAAACGAG
Protein-coding regions in this window:
- a CDS encoding c-type cytochrome; amino-acid sequence: MSDNSHDQHEAHTGPVKTPKQMLMVSVASFVIPVFIIIGLVFYVTSDNKPAAGAVDMEKATAQRIQKVGVVEVRDANRPLKNGEEVYKAQCAACHDSGAAGAPKYAVAAAWSSRLGLGLNGLVNSALKGKGAMGAQGGGDFNDTEIARAVVHLANSAGGKFEVPKAPAAEAAK